Proteins encoded by one window of Thermodesulfobacteriota bacterium:
- a CDS encoding type IV toxin-antitoxin system AbiEi family antitoxin domain-containing protein: MKKTPIEIFRKQGGQLRMSEALGHGITRYMLYSLRDKGIIKRMSRGVYRLAELPPISNPDLVTVSLRFPNTVVCLISALAYHNITTQIPHVVSVAVPRGSRIPSLDYPPVQAHQFSNEAYNAGIEHHAIDGVSVKIYTPEKTLADCFKFRNKLGMDVVIEALRLYRSKQRSNLEKLLKYAEVCRVKNIMMPYLEATI; encoded by the coding sequence ATGAAAAAAACTCCTATAGAGATATTCCGCAAGCAAGGTGGTCAACTCCGGATGAGTGAGGCTCTTGGACACGGTATTACACGTTACATGCTATACTCACTCAGAGACAAGGGCATCATCAAGCGAATGAGCAGAGGTGTTTATCGGCTGGCAGAGCTGCCGCCGATATCCAACCCGGACCTGGTAACGGTAAGCCTTCGGTTCCCTAATACCGTCGTGTGTCTCATTTCAGCACTGGCTTATCATAATATCACAACCCAGATACCGCATGTTGTATCAGTTGCTGTACCAAGAGGGTCAAGAATACCTTCCCTCGATTATCCTCCTGTTCAAGCCCATCAATTCTCAAATGAAGCATACAACGCCGGCATTGAACATCACGCCATTGATGGCGTATCGGTAAAAATCTATACGCCCGAGAAAACTTTGGCCGATTGTTTTAAGTTCCGCAACAAACTTGGGATGGACGTTGTCATTGAAGCTCTTAGGCTTTACAGATCCAAGCAAAGATCCAATCTCGAAAAGCTGCTCAAATATGCTGAGGTATGTCGGGTTAAAAATATTATGATGCCTTACCTGGAGGCAACCATTTGA
- a CDS encoding DEAD/DEAH box helicase family protein, whose protein sequence is MDYKILLEKYNYLLEQVIQLTEENNQLKAQLGLRKSEFIQNTSPAEIAERNINEDESADRKPFLNIDNQSDTFSKIHLFMSLFKGRNDVYAKRWENKNKKTSGYSPVCLNQWQKGLCSKPKIPCSKCGNKFYAALDEGVIENHLRGNILAGIYPMLSDETCCFLVMDFDDADWQKDINVLRDVCMEFNIPFAVERSRSGKGGHVWFFFENPLPAALARRFGTALLTRSMGRRHEIQFKSYDRLFPSQDTMPKGGFGNLIALPLQKAARENQNSEFIDENFQSYGDQWAFLSAIQKIPEGRLDGLISDLSPGHELGSLKPDEEEESEKPWERRRGKIKLEKSDFPNQLNIVKANMLFVPKAGISQRALNRLKRLASFKNPMFYRQQAMRLSTYGHPRVISCADETKDYLCLPRGCELDLSRKLEQLGVDIRIIDKTYRGRRIDVEFNGQLRDEQSMALKYLMHDDTGILSGTTAFGKTILAIKLIAEKKVKTLILVDKVSLLSQWKEKLLQFLVVNEPLPKPSANEKKQRGRKKKIGVIGQLGGGKNILSGIVDIATIQSLSRQGEVKECVINYGMIIADECHHASAFTYEQILKTAHAKYIYGLTATPMRKDGHHPILFMHCGPIRYRDNPKKQAENRPFDHYIVPRFTSFRVPLDRDGDDVSIQELYAELVDNDFRNQQIIQDVLENYKQGRNCLVLSLRTAHVQLLVDNLKEDVQDVFTLIGGMGKKSTREIFQHLADIPADKNIILIATGHFIGEGFDEPRLDTLFLAMPISWKGTLQQYAGRLHRLYKTKKEVRIYDYVDIHVKMLERMYQKRLNGYASMGYKAKGEDIKGAPLDIIFDKDSFLPVFNQDIGAAKKEILIVSPFIRKRRCTQMIDHLKIALGNNIRVTVVTRPLEDFKPKDRPALHRMIDLLKNNSVRVVFKSNIHQKFAVMDQKTVWYGSINLLSYGNALESIMRIESANIANELIKSIESL, encoded by the coding sequence ATGGATTATAAAATATTGCTCGAAAAATATAATTACCTATTGGAACAAGTAATTCAATTGACAGAAGAAAATAACCAGTTGAAAGCACAACTCGGGCTTCGGAAATCCGAGTTTATCCAAAACACTTCCCCAGCAGAAATCGCGGAAAGAAATATAAATGAGGATGAATCGGCTGACAGGAAACCCTTTTTAAATATTGATAACCAATCCGACACTTTTTCTAAGATCCATCTGTTCATGTCACTTTTCAAAGGCCGTAACGATGTGTATGCCAAGCGCTGGGAGAATAAAAATAAGAAGACCTCTGGCTACTCACCGGTTTGTCTGAATCAGTGGCAAAAAGGGCTATGCAGCAAGCCAAAAATTCCCTGCTCCAAATGCGGAAATAAATTTTATGCTGCTTTAGATGAAGGTGTCATTGAAAATCATTTGCGAGGAAATATTTTGGCCGGCATCTATCCGATGCTGTCAGATGAAACATGCTGCTTTTTGGTAATGGATTTTGACGATGCAGACTGGCAAAAAGACATCAATGTTCTCAGAGATGTTTGCATGGAGTTCAACATTCCTTTCGCTGTTGAACGTTCACGATCGGGAAAAGGTGGACATGTCTGGTTTTTTTTCGAAAATCCTTTGCCTGCTGCTTTGGCTCGTAGATTCGGCACCGCCCTGCTTACCCGCTCTATGGGCAGAAGACATGAAATCCAATTTAAATCCTATGACCGTTTGTTTCCCAGCCAGGATACCATGCCCAAAGGCGGTTTTGGGAATTTGATTGCACTGCCGCTGCAAAAAGCAGCCAGGGAAAACCAAAACAGTGAATTTATCGATGAAAATTTTCAATCCTATGGTGATCAATGGGCATTCTTGTCCGCTATCCAAAAGATTCCCGAAGGCCGTCTTGATGGTCTCATATCGGATCTCTCACCCGGCCATGAATTGGGATCATTAAAACCCGATGAAGAAGAGGAATCAGAAAAACCTTGGGAAAGACGTAGAGGCAAAATAAAGCTAGAAAAAAGTGATTTTCCAAACCAACTCAATATAGTCAAGGCGAATATGCTGTTTGTGCCAAAAGCGGGGATTTCCCAGCGGGCATTGAATCGGTTAAAAAGACTCGCATCTTTTAAAAACCCAATGTTCTATAGGCAACAAGCCATGCGTTTATCGACCTACGGTCATCCAAGAGTCATCTCCTGCGCTGATGAAACAAAAGATTACTTGTGTTTACCAAGAGGATGTGAGCTTGATTTGTCCCGCAAACTGGAACAACTTGGAGTTGATATTCGGATTATTGATAAAACCTATCGCGGGAGAAGAATTGATGTGGAATTCAATGGTCAACTGAGAGATGAACAATCTATGGCCCTCAAATATTTAATGCATGACGATACAGGAATACTTTCAGGTACAACCGCATTCGGCAAAACAATCTTGGCGATTAAACTGATTGCCGAGAAAAAAGTTAAAACACTTATCCTGGTTGATAAAGTAAGCTTGCTATCGCAGTGGAAAGAAAAGCTGTTGCAATTTCTCGTTGTGAATGAGCCCTTACCGAAACCATCGGCAAATGAAAAGAAACAAAGGGGAAGAAAGAAGAAAATAGGTGTCATCGGTCAATTGGGAGGTGGCAAAAACATTTTAAGCGGCATTGTGGATATTGCGACAATACAATCGCTGAGTCGCCAAGGAGAAGTTAAGGAATGTGTGATAAATTACGGTATGATCATTGCCGATGAGTGTCATCATGCATCAGCTTTCACTTATGAACAGATTTTGAAAACCGCCCATGCGAAATATATTTATGGGCTGACCGCAACACCAATGAGAAAAGACGGGCATCATCCAATCCTGTTTATGCATTGCGGTCCTATTCGATATCGGGATAATCCCAAAAAACAAGCGGAGAACAGGCCTTTTGACCATTATATTGTTCCGCGGTTCACATCTTTCAGGGTTCCTTTGGATAGAGACGGGGACGATGTGTCCATTCAGGAGTTATACGCCGAACTTGTGGATAACGACTTCAGGAATCAGCAGATTATCCAGGATGTCCTTGAAAATTATAAACAAGGTAGAAACTGCCTTGTTCTATCACTCAGAACGGCCCATGTTCAACTTCTTGTAGATAATTTAAAGGAAGATGTTCAGGATGTCTTCACGCTGATTGGCGGCATGGGAAAAAAATCAACTCGGGAAATATTTCAGCACCTCGCCGACATTCCCGCTGATAAAAATATCATCCTGATAGCAACGGGTCATTTTATCGGGGAGGGTTTTGACGAGCCACGCTTAGATACACTGTTTTTGGCTATGCCGATATCATGGAAAGGTACACTTCAACAATATGCCGGGAGGCTTCACCGACTGTATAAAACGAAAAAAGAGGTACGAATCTACGACTATGTGGATATCCACGTAAAGATGCTGGAAAGAATGTACCAAAAGCGTCTCAACGGGTATGCCTCAATGGGATATAAGGCCAAAGGCGAGGATATAAAAGGTGCCCCTTTGGACATCATTTTTGATAAAGATAGCTTTTTACCTGTTTTTAATCAGGATATAGGAGCCGCTAAAAAGGAAATTCTAATTGTAAGCCCGTTTATCAGGAAAAGGCGTTGTACTCAAATGATCGATCATCTCAAGATCGCTTTGGGAAATAATATCCGTGTCACTGTCGTAACCCGACCACTTGAGGACTTCAAACCCAAGGACCGGCCCGCGCTGCATAGAATGATAGACCTGCTGAAAAACAACAGCGTACGGGTTGTTTTTAAATCCAACATCCACCAGAAATTCGCCGTAATGGATCAAAAAACAGTATGGTATGGGAGCATCAACCTTTTAAGTTATGGCAATGCGCTGGAAAGCATCATGCGCATTGAGAGCGCCAATATCGCCAACGAGTTGATTAAAAGTATAGAAAGCCTATAA
- the rhuM gene encoding RhuM family protein, producing MAKNIDKTESSDKGEIILYRSPDGKAALDVRLEQETVWLNQRQMAELFDKDTDTIGLHIRNIYKEGELTRKGTTEQSSVVQREGGRQVRRKVNFYNLDVIISVGYRVKSRRGTQFRIWATNVLREHLLRGFTLNEKQLREQEQKLADLRRTVGLFEQTLTHQAIGLDETKANRKCDSTPLPPHRGRPDL from the coding sequence ATGGCAAAAAACATTGATAAAACAGAAAGTTCCGATAAAGGCGAGATCATTCTATATCGGTCGCCGGACGGCAAGGCTGCGCTGGATGTGCGTCTGGAGCAGGAAACAGTCTGGCTCAATCAGCGCCAGATGGCCGAGCTGTTTGATAAGGATACGGACACCATCGGCCTACACATCCGTAACATATACAAAGAAGGCGAGCTGACCCGAAAGGGAACTACCGAGCAATCCTCGGTAGTTCAAAGGGAAGGTGGGCGGCAGGTCCGCCGTAAGGTCAATTTTTACAATCTTGATGTTATCATATCGGTTGGTTACCGTGTCAAATCCAGGCGCGGCACTCAATTTCGAATCTGGGCCACCAATGTGCTGCGGGAGCACCTGCTCAGGGGCTTCACCCTCAACGAAAAGCAGTTGCGGGAACAGGAACAAAAACTGGCTGATTTACGGCGCACTGTCGGCCTTTTTGAACAAACGTTGACTCACCAAGCCATCGGTCTGGATGAAACCAAAGCAAACCGGAAATGTGACTCAACACCACTTCCACCTCATCGGGGACGGCCTGATCTCTGA
- a CDS encoding tetratricopeptide repeat protein — MRKHKTTDDDIDLSKPVELVAIAIKERAARCRLLGSDRIITLRTSRLWEVVPGAIVKIMPRKQWRYRGHPYLSGDIQSTRIDLKALDLAPLGLAEMGMWDPKEEYWGEDDESIEEWAEPIISHGPRPMFEMEQVLPGEAPDDPFNDPITRSNDLKDDGKRAEAIKILMELCQADLRCLDAHSHLGNFTFDHSPQVAIRHYEVGLRIGELSLGDEFAGVLTWGLIDNRPFLRCMHGYGLCLWRLGRFDEAEHIFQQMLWLNPSDNQGLRFLIDDVKRKTAWEDRENE; from the coding sequence ATGCGAAAGCACAAGACGACAGACGATGACATCGACCTGAGTAAACCGGTCGAACTGGTTGCCATTGCGATCAAGGAGCGGGCCGCCCGGTGCCGTTTGTTGGGAAGCGACCGGATCATTACCCTGCGCACAAGTCGCCTTTGGGAGGTGGTGCCTGGCGCTATCGTCAAGATAATGCCACGAAAGCAGTGGCGCTACAGGGGCCATCCGTATCTTTCCGGCGATATTCAGTCGACTCGGATCGACCTGAAAGCCCTCGACCTGGCGCCTTTGGGGCTTGCAGAGATGGGCATGTGGGACCCCAAGGAAGAGTACTGGGGAGAAGATGACGAATCTATCGAAGAGTGGGCCGAGCCGATCATCTCTCACGGACCACGCCCCATGTTCGAAATGGAGCAGGTGCTGCCTGGCGAGGCCCCTGACGATCCTTTCAATGACCCCATCACCCGGTCCAACGATCTCAAAGATGACGGCAAGCGGGCAGAGGCAATTAAGATTTTGATGGAGCTGTGCCAGGCGGACCTTCGCTGTCTAGATGCCCATTCGCATCTGGGCAATTTTACTTTTGATCACAGCCCACAAGTTGCCATTCGACATTATGAAGTCGGCCTGCGCATCGGCGAGCTGTCTTTGGGTGATGAATTTGCTGGTGTGCTGACATGGGGCCTTATCGACAACCGACCGTTTCTGCGCTGTATGCACGGCTATGGATTGTGTCTCTGGCGGCTTGGGCGCTTTGACGAGGCGGAGCACATCTTTCAACAAATGCTTTGGTTGAACCCGTCCGACAACCAGGGCTTGCGATTTCTTATCGATGATGTGAAAAGAAAAACCGCCTGGGAGGATCGAGAAAACGAATAA